CACCTTGTCAGCTGAAGACAAGATCCCTTCGTCCGACACAACAACCAGAAAGAACTGCAGCTCCTCGGCATTCTTGGCGATGAACTTgacgaattcaaattcattttGATCCCCTCGGAAATCGTGAATAACCATCTTCTTGGCATGTGCTCTCAAGCAATCAACCTGACTGACCTCCTGATAGAACCTGgcatgatgctccccactgggtTCACTGGAAGTTACAGGTGGCTTATGCGGTGCAGACTGCAAATTGGTACCAATGTGAGACTAATTCGGCTAAATATTGATGATACCATTATAAAATGATCGACTGGCTGAAAGAACTGGGAGCTACCTCAATGTGCAGCGTCTCAACGTTCGGAAAGCATCTGAGGAAGCTGGCCAGTATCTTAACCTCGCCGGAGATACCCAAATTCACAGCCAACGCCAATATCTCGACGCTTGGAACCACAGTCCTTGCGCTCGCCATTGTGTCCGGCTGCAAAGTGGTCCACCAAGACATGGTACACAACATTACTCATGAAGTCATGAAGTGTTCCATAATCATACAAAACACATAATCTCGATGTGGATGGAATAAGTTTGAGAGACTGCAATAACTATGGTAACTCATTGACTAGCTACTTCCTGATCATAGAAGAGAACATGATGGATGGATCAATCTGGATGGAATAATTACAAGTTGAGAGAGAGATGGAGACCGAGAGACGTACCCTGATGACGCTGTCACCAATCTGCAGCTTGTGAGTTCTTGTGTCCAGGTAGCCGAGCACGCGCAGGTTGGGAACACAAGCGATCCTGACCGCCCCACCATGAAACTGCTGGAACAAGTAGAGCCGCTGCAGTAGCGGCGTGTCCACCACGGTGAACTCCTCAACCTTGGACAGCCCAACGAGCGCGCAGCTGAGGCTTTTGCTGCGGAGACGGACATGCTTGGGGCTATTGATGGTGAGCCGAAGGGATTCCAGAACGGGACAGGCATCGATCAAGCACTCCAGTTCCCGGTCGCCTATGACAATCCTCGTCAGGGTGAGAATCTGGAGCTGGGGAAGAGATATGTCGGCGCGGCGGGAGAGGTCGGTGGAGAACGTCCAGAAGTCCAGGCTGAGCTCCTGGAGCGAGCCGCAGCGGAGGATGTCGGCGGGAAGAAGGCGCGCGGAGTCGGGCTGGTTCACGGTCCAGTCGGGGTGGGCGAGAAGGAGTTGCTGCGTGCTCTTGTCGACGAGGAGGCGCGGCCACCCGGGGAGCTCACGGTTCAGGGAGGCGAGCCTGCAGTCGTAGAGGATGACGGAGCGGAAGCGGCCCGGGTGGTCGGCGAGGACTCGGGGTACTAGGGCATCGCGCGCGGGCTCGGGGATGCCTTTATCCTCGAGGACGAGCGGGTAGGAGCGCCAGAGGTGGCGCCAGCTggaggagagggcggcggcgcTGGCAGCTTCCGTGACGGAGAGGTAGGTGAGGGTGTGATGGAGGACGTCGTCGGGGAGGGCGCCGAGGCGGTTCCtgccggcggcgaggcggcgcctGCGAACCCGGCTGCGGGTGCCGTCGGCCATGGCGGCGAGGCGAGGGTTTGGTTTTGGCTGGAATGGGGACTGGCCTGGAACGTTCTACCCGGAGCGATTAAAATGGAGAGATGTCGTGCTAAAAGCACCTCCTTCAGATCCCATTACCAAAAAAAAAAAATCCTTGTGCTCCAATTTAATTATTCATATTATCCCCCATCTTTTAATTCCTCGTTTTTAGGAAATGAAACTCTTCTTCATCTAGCTCACCCCCTAAAATTTAATCCCATAAGAACAAATTGTCAATTCATAAAATTCAGATACATTAATGCTTTCAACCTTAACAACTGAAACTCAAACGCAACATACGGTCCAAATGAACTATGAGAATCCAAATTAAACATGATAAAACACACAAGAATCAAATGCTATGAAGTAGCCAACGTTACTCAACAAGATCTCTCTTTCAGTTGGTTGTGAGCTTCTTGGTTCTCGATCATTCGGTGTGCTTGGTGAAATGCTTGGATCCAATTTGGGCGACGTTTCGGCCCCACCATGAGACAATTGCATAGGAACTCCTCGGGTCATCTCTTTCGTCCTTGATGATCATGTTGTCCAAGTTAACACATGTTGTCATGACCTGCGACGAGCTATGAGGCTTCAAATACTCATCAGGGTCATGGATAATCGCAAAAGCATTTTTGAAGCACACCAAAAGCTCACTACACATCCTTCTTATCAAATTCTTGCTGAAAGTGCATTTAATTTCTAAATGGTATTTTGGTGTGTCATTGCTCACTCGAAGGTTTTATATGGAGACTGttgacaccccccccccccctccccacaCACACTTCAAAAGAAAAGGGCATGGTTATCCGAAGACTCAGGAGTTTTGTTTTGGTTTCTTTTGAGTTGCGGGACAAccacactattaagaggggtcgAGGTTCTTGAAAAAGGTATGGGGTCATGCAAAACTATACACATGCTATCCTATGCTTTCCACTTAAAATAACCTCAAAATCCCACTTCCCAAGTGCTCATGGACAACCTACCACATGCCCACAAGGTCCAGTCTTTACCCTCTGGACACCCCCTGTGCACGGGACTCCGACCCTATGCGCATGGGGTTGACCTGAAAACTCTCTGGACACCCCGTGCACATAGGGGTCTAGGGTTTTTTTTCTCTGTTGATCTCGTGCGCACAGGGCCTTTAGGTGGGCAATGGTCAGTTGGGGTTTGCAAATACCTCTTCTTCCACCTCCCAACCTAACTCTAATGTCTTGAGAAGATCCATCATATCCAAACCACCAAAAATCTTCaatagccccccccccccccaaaaaaactcttTGATATTTTGTGGATTGAGTGAGCAAGACTTGATTTTCACTTCCACCAAACCAATTTGTGATCATCACTCGATTTCTACGTCAACACTTGTTAGTCCTTGAGATTGGGCTCCTAGGCGGTAGGAATCAAGGTCTGAAACCTTCTTGCTCATGGTGTGCTCCGGGAATGTTGTGGAGGTGgagtggtcgccttcaagaccaacccttAGTGTTGTGAGGCTCATCCATTGGTGGTGACTCAAAGGGAGAATAAGGCGAGCCACGTGTTGGCGCCTTGGAGCTTTGGCTTCGACACCTCCCCAATAGAGATTAGCACTCTCCAAAGGGTGTGAACATTGGAATAAATTTTGTGCCCTcgactcacttgtggttaatctGTTCCCGCCCTTTTACTAGCCTTGTATCCTTTTTAATTAGCTTGGTGCTTTGCGTACCTTGTTACTTGCATGCTTTCCATATAGGTTGttctcacctagttgcatatctagataACCTATGTTATCCTCTTTATCCTAAAAATGGAAATTATGTCAAGATTTGTAGTAATCTATTTACTCCCTTCCCCACTAGTTGGCCGATTCAATTCTTTCACATGGTACATTGCAAAAGTGAGATTTCTTATTACCTTGAGGACACTGTATTGTCTTCACAAATGTGGCACATGGAGGATACATACTATCTGCAAGGTAGTACCATATGTTGTACTCATGGCCATTGACAACATCGTTGCAAGTTGGAGCATCACCGACAACAAGTGTTGCAAAAATAGGAGAGTCTTGGAGGACAATTAGGTCATTGGGAGAGCTAGGCATCCCTAAGTATGGATGCCAAATCCATGAATCATGTGATGCAAATGCCTCCAGAATGATGGTTGGATCCTGAAAATGCCCTTTGTATTGACCCTTCTATGCTACAGGAAAATTCTTCCATGTCtaattgtagcgaccagacctcaaatggtctgtgctgctgtgcaccagtgtcatccctagatcagtaatgctgacatgcaTAGTAcgaatggaggatttataacagagtagcaatcacacacttattacatcgaatatctccgaagagattaagtatgataaacatggcttaaggccatctaaaaacgataacagcggaagacttggaagataagtgagtccatcaactccagcggcatcactgagtataagaccacgacctaaggcaccttactcatcgtctgaaaagtctgcaacatgaaacgttgcagcccgataatgggtcagcacatagaatatgctgacaatgtaacacatagagaataatgaacaataataaggctatactacatgcatatatggctggtgtaaggctctatggttacaatttgcgaaaagccaattttatcctacttcaaaagaataaattttatttaactatcatggtggttgtgaaacattgagatggttgacagcatctcaatcccaattaagaaatcatcattaacccaacaaaattaattaaaagtaacatggtgatgagattcacatgataatccaagtactagatactcaagttgtccataaccggggacacggctaaccatgattagtttgtacactctgcagaggtttgtgcacttttccccacaagactcgatcgcccccgttggattactcgcactacatggtgtttgagtaacggatgaccgagacacagtctttcagaagtgtttgcaccttacatatgggtagacagttacacctactttcccctacatctgctagtctaccactgtaagagttcacacaacttaatcaactatgctagagcccataatagcttgcggctgcacacagacgtttctagcatgaataatctcatgatccctttgaacctgggtggcggtccaaaagaaaaacaggaaatcctggaatacccaggtacctcaatccacccagatgtgagttttagttgccaccttaagtaaaccattaattaaaaatctcacatctgtcatggaaatctctcaaacccaatccacgtctacgagcatagcatggcaatataatagcaaacgtagaagtaactcccaagggtttgataataaaacaggtaataggtactacctcaactacttcccaatacccacaatttaattagatcctaatcatgcaagtgtttgaggattgatctaatgcaataaaaactgggtatggaaaggtatgatcaaagtgttacttgccttgctgatgatccgcaaaacctagcgattcgaagtaacaagcggcacactccgggtactctatcgcaaacaaacaagcatacaatcagtactcatctaatgcacaggtaaaactcgaatgaaagatccaaccagaaagttcaacttaaggactccggtttgcaaaaagaatcaactcgaaagaagcaacgaaagtcaaactgcaaaagaaagaagcttcgtttactaatctggatctaggttaaattttacagtagcaaaaacttgtttgagtaggttaaacagaaagagaatttcgaggcgaaactctaggcgcttgaatcgcctgattccgataaacgagcgagaagttaaacagaaacgaagattcgttcagaaatcgaatctgagataatcgcagaaaaatccgacgaaaaagaaaaacggacgaacggttaaaggacggacgttcgttaacagagaaaaaccgacgaacgcgttcgttaaaacgaacggttcggtgaacgctcgcaaaataataaaaccgaaaaaaaccgatctagggtttttttaaaaacaaaaaccggcaacgaggcgaggtgcggctacctcgtcgggggcTTGCTCCGGGGGGGCTTGGCCGGCTCCGGCGAGAGGcagcgagggcggcggggtgcggggtgctcggggaagggcgaggggcggcggcggcggctcccgtgcgggcggcggtggcgggcaagtgcggcggcggcggcgggcgaggtgagagagagaggggggtgcggggtatataaaggggggagctcggcttggaggagggggcaagctccggcggcggctcccgtgtccTTGGCGGACACGGCGCGGTGGCGCGCGCTCGTGTGCGAGGAGgacggcgcgggcgggccggcctgcggctcggctgggctcggcccagtcggcgcggcgcagttttttttaaaacgttccgcGAAAAATaatgcgtagaaaaataaataatagtccaaaaaatataaaataaattttccccgtctagttagaaaatctagaatagggtgaacattgttttaacacaaaataagtattttgaaaacatgcaatattttaatgcaataaaaaatgcaaataaaatccagataaattccaataaatgattttaacattttacctccagtatttcaattgttttggagaagttaTATTTTCTCCtcacatttatttttaaaatgaaatatttttccagagagaaaataattaaaaccaaaatcctcgtcttatttttttgataaaaatcaaatatgaaaattcgagaaaa
This sequence is a window from Aegilops tauschii subsp. strangulata cultivar AL8/78 chromosome 7, Aet v6.0, whole genome shotgun sequence. Protein-coding genes within it:
- the LOC109785122 gene encoding putative F-box/FBD/LRR-repeat protein At5g44950; translated protein: MADGTRSRVRRRRLAAGRNRLGALPDDVLHHTLTYLSVTEAASAAALSSSWRHLWRSYPLVLEDKGIPEPARDALVPRVLADHPGRFRSVILYDCRLASLNRELPGWPRLLVDKSTQQLLLAHPDWTVNQPDSARLLPADILRCGSLQELSLDFWTFSTDLSRRADISLPQLQILTLTRIVIGDRELECLIDACPVLESLRLTINSPKHVRLRSKSLSCALVGLSKVEEFTVVDTPLLQRLYLFQQFHGGAVRIACVPNLRVLGYLDTRTHKLQIGDSVIRPDTMASARTVVPSVEILALAVNLGISGEVKILASFLRCFPNVETLHIESAPHKPPVTSSEPSGEHHARFYQEVSQVDCLRAHAKKMVIHDFRGDQNEFEFVKFIAKNAEELQFFLVVVSDEGILSSADKVKEIKDELQYVQFRTGISAVFWELPKAGIHYRLRRAADLAINDPFQC